One region of Pseudomonas sp. B21-040 genomic DNA includes:
- a CDS encoding DUF6124 family protein, with the protein MFKITPNPPETDTDDVSPYDSTDSKKLNTAADRALDYYLKPVIPKDTPRKPSTIYFVGSNTDHETLLVNACETLASASVMLSDFAGQLNGTQRHTLLGIQNSVMLGELAVNQMLDNVDPHV; encoded by the coding sequence ATGTTCAAGATCACACCCAACCCACCAGAAACCGACACCGACGACGTTTCCCCCTACGATTCCACCGACTCCAAAAAGCTCAACACCGCCGCCGACCGAGCCCTCGATTACTACCTCAAACCGGTCATCCCCAAAGACACCCCACGCAAACCCAGCACGATCTACTTCGTAGGCTCCAACACCGATCACGAAACCCTGCTGGTCAATGCCTGCGAGACGTTGGCGTCAGCGAGTGTCATGTTGAGTGATTTCGCCGGGCAATTGAACGGAACACAGCGCCACACCCTGCTGGGCATTCAAAACTCGGTCATGCTGGGCGAACTGGCGGTGAACCAGATGCTCGACAACGTCGACCCCCATGTCTAA